In one window of Gemmatimonadota bacterium DNA:
- a CDS encoding UbiA family prenyltransferase produces the protein MPETTRSFGAGFWRLADPKISLASFASLFLGAAAAAAGGPLHWGWLAVTVAGIFALEVAKNASGEVFDYDSGTDLAIRPEDRSPFSGGKRVLVDGLLSRGETWAIAVAGYALSVAAGLGIVAFREPRVLWIGLAGVACAYFYHAPPLRLAYRGLGELAVALCYGPLIAAGAYLVQRGELPVGIMVLGIPLGLLIGAFLIINEFPDYLADRGSGKRTPGGPPGPGGGQPAVRARGGIGAAVVAAPADRRHATPAAAGAPGRRAGRCRGADAAAEPRGDGGDRPGAGPGAAGIPALCRGRGHRVAARRLSPDCGGHQTRGAAGHRPPRVT, from the coding sequence ATGCCTGAGACGACCCGCAGCTTCGGCGCCGGTTTCTGGCGCCTCGCCGACCCCAAGATCTCCCTGGCCTCATTTGCCTCCCTCTTCCTCGGCGCCGCGGCCGCGGCGGCGGGCGGGCCACTGCACTGGGGTTGGCTGGCGGTCACGGTGGCCGGCATCTTCGCGCTGGAAGTGGCCAAGAATGCCTCCGGAGAGGTCTTCGACTACGACTCGGGGACCGACCTCGCCATCCGGCCCGAGGACCGGAGCCCCTTCTCGGGTGGGAAGCGGGTGCTGGTGGACGGCCTCCTCTCGCGGGGCGAGACCTGGGCGATCGCGGTGGCCGGCTACGCCCTCTCGGTGGCGGCAGGTCTTGGCATCGTTGCTTTCCGGGAGCCGCGGGTCCTGTGGATCGGCCTGGCCGGGGTGGCCTGCGCGTACTTCTACCACGCGCCGCCCCTCCGGCTCGCCTATCGGGGCCTGGGGGAGCTCGCCGTGGCGTTGTGCTACGGGCCCCTGATCGCGGCCGGCGCCTACCTGGTCCAGCGGGGTGAACTGCCGGTCGGGATCATGGTGCTGGGGATTCCGCTGGGGCTCCTGATCGGCGCCTTCCTCATCATCAATGAGTTCCCGGACTACCTGGCGGACCGGGGCAGCGGCAAGCGCACCCCTGGTGGTCCGCCTGGGCCGGGTGGGGGGCAGCCGGCTGTTCGCGCTCGTGGTGGGATCGGCGCTGCTGTGGTCGCTGCTCCTGCCGATCGCCGGCATGCCACTCCCGCTGCTGCTGGGGCTCCTGGCCGCCGCGCCGGCCGTTGCCGCGGTGCGGACGCTGCTGCGGAGCCCCGAGGTGACGGCGGCGATCGTCCCGGCGCAGGGCCAGGCGCTGCTGGCATTCCTGCTTTATGCCGTGGGCGCGGGCATCGGGTTGCTGCTCGGCGCCTGAGCCCTGATTGCGGCGGGCACCAAACACGCGGGGCGGCCGGTCACCGGCCGCCCCGCGTCACGTGA
- the mtnA gene encoding S-methyl-5-thioribose-1-phosphate isomerase: MEFHPIAWADPAAVRILDQTLLPNDERYLTLETLEQVAEAIHSLRVRGAPLIGISAAMGLAALVARLGAAATRAEVERLAALLQATRPTAVNLAWALGRMRARAAAVAEGEVLVAALRGEAQAIWDEDRAMCHRIGEAGLPLLPDGATILTHCNAGALATGGVGTALAPIYLAHAAGRRIQVIADETRPLLQGSRLTAWELSRAGIPTTVIADNMAASRLRRGDVTCVIVGADRIAANGDVANKIGTYPLALAARAHAVPFYVAAPRSTFDFATPDGAAIPIEERHANEVRHPGGATRPTAPAAAAVWNPAFDVTPAALVSGYLTDAGLLDRDTLARLRD, encoded by the coding sequence ATGGAATTCCATCCGATTGCCTGGGCCGACCCGGCCGCCGTCCGCATCCTCGACCAGACCCTGCTCCCCAACGACGAGCGCTATCTCACCCTCGAGACGCTCGAGCAGGTCGCCGAAGCCATCCACAGCCTCCGGGTGCGGGGGGCACCGCTGATCGGCATCTCCGCCGCGATGGGACTCGCGGCCCTCGTGGCGCGGCTGGGGGCCGCCGCGACCCGGGCCGAGGTGGAGCGCCTGGCGGCGCTGCTGCAGGCCACCCGTCCGACGGCCGTGAACCTGGCCTGGGCGCTGGGCCGGATGCGCGCCCGGGCGGCGGCCGTCGCCGAGGGTGAGGTGCTGGTCGCGGCGCTCCGCGGGGAGGCGCAGGCGATCTGGGATGAGGACCGCGCGATGTGCCACCGCATCGGCGAGGCGGGGCTGCCGCTGCTGCCCGATGGCGCCACCATTCTCACCCACTGCAACGCCGGCGCCCTGGCCACCGGCGGCGTCGGGACCGCGCTGGCCCCGATCTACCTGGCCCACGCGGCGGGGCGACGGATTCAGGTCATCGCCGATGAGACCCGCCCGCTGCTGCAGGGGAGCCGGCTCACCGCCTGGGAGCTGTCCCGCGCCGGCATCCCCACCACGGTCATCGCGGACAACATGGCGGCCAGCCGGCTGCGCCGGGGCGACGTCACCTGCGTGATCGTCGGGGCCGACCGGATCGCCGCCAATGGCGACGTGGCGAACAAGATCGGGACCTACCCCCTGGCGCTCGCGGCGCGGGCCCACGCGGTGCCGTTCTACGTGGCGGCGCCGCGTTCCACCTTTGACTTTGCCACGCCCGATGGCGCCGCGATTCCCATCGAGGAGCGTCACGCCAACGAGGTGCGTCACCCGGGTGGCGCCACCCGCCCCACCGCGCCCGCCGCCGCCGCCGTCTGGAATCCCGCCTTCGACGTGACCCCCGCCGCGCTGGTGAGCGGCTACCTCACGGACGCGGGCCTGCTCGACCGGGACACGCTGGCCCGGCTCCGCGACTAG
- a CDS encoding cytochrome c maturation protein CcmE — MKAGTKFLIGAGIIVGATTILMAQGVKQFGQYSLKPSELAQRVERDPSLYETGVKMEAKVVPGTIRRDAASQTIQFSVSDGLKTIPVTYRGLAPDTFTDAQEIEVVVEGRLSKDGVFHATTLLAKCGSRYEAQYKEEGTQA; from the coding sequence ATGAAGGCAGGCACGAAGTTCCTGATCGGCGCGGGCATCATCGTCGGGGCCACCACCATCCTGATGGCCCAGGGCGTCAAGCAGTTCGGGCAGTACTCCCTCAAGCCCTCGGAGCTCGCCCAGCGGGTCGAGCGGGATCCGAGCCTCTACGAGACGGGCGTCAAGATGGAAGCCAAGGTGGTCCCGGGCACCATCCGGCGGGACGCGGCCAGCCAGACCATCCAGTTCTCGGTCAGCGACGGTCTCAAGACCATCCCGGTGACCTACCGGGGGTTGGCCCCGGACACCTTCACCGACGCGCAGGAAATCGAGGTGGTCGTCGAGGGGCGCCTGAGCAAGGATGGCGTATTCCACGCCACCACCCTCCTGGCCAAGTGCGGGTCCCGGTACGAGGCCCAGTACAAGGAAGAGGGCACGCAGGCCTGA
- a CDS encoding NAD(P)-binding domain-containing protein produces MTDSLIYLAFALVLFAAVASHVRGLKRREAKAQKAAEKAGLRSDGPRAQHPHIDVNWCIGCGACVTACPEGDVLAVIGGKAALVNGPKCIGHGLCADACPVGAIEIVMAPPSMTADMPALTPQYETSVPNLFAVGELGGLALIKNAVNQGRDCVDVIASRVAGLRRRRVGEVVDVAIIGAGPGGLSASLRAIEKKLSYLTLEAEDFGGTVAKYPRQKLVMTSPVEFPMHGKWTKLEITKEQLLAFWDSAARKAGLKVNTQERVDHIQLEPDGAFTIETVKGRYRALTVVLAIGRRGTPRKLGVAGEQLPKVMYSLISAESYTGKHILVVGGGDSAVEAAMGLAYQKGNKVTLSYRKDVFSRLKERNNQRIRECIKSGKLTVIFNSQPVEIREQSVILEVQGGRREIPNDYVWVFAGGTPPNAFLEKIGVRLGQTDLAARVKAESREVA; encoded by the coding sequence GTGACGGACAGCCTTATCTACCTCGCCTTTGCCCTGGTCCTTTTTGCCGCGGTCGCCTCACACGTCCGCGGCCTCAAGCGCCGTGAGGCGAAGGCCCAGAAGGCTGCGGAGAAGGCGGGCCTGCGGAGCGATGGGCCGCGGGCGCAGCATCCCCACATCGACGTGAACTGGTGTATCGGCTGCGGCGCCTGCGTCACCGCCTGCCCGGAGGGTGACGTCCTCGCTGTTATCGGCGGGAAGGCCGCGCTGGTCAACGGTCCCAAGTGCATCGGCCATGGGCTGTGCGCCGACGCCTGCCCCGTCGGCGCCATCGAGATCGTCATGGCGCCCCCCAGCATGACCGCCGACATGCCGGCGCTCACGCCCCAGTACGAAACCAGTGTGCCGAACCTCTTCGCCGTGGGCGAACTCGGCGGGCTGGCCCTCATCAAGAACGCGGTCAACCAGGGCCGCGACTGCGTCGACGTCATCGCCTCCCGGGTGGCGGGCCTGCGGCGGCGACGGGTCGGCGAGGTGGTGGACGTCGCGATCATTGGGGCCGGCCCCGGCGGCCTGAGCGCCTCGCTCCGCGCCATCGAGAAGAAGCTCAGCTACCTCACGCTCGAGGCGGAGGACTTCGGCGGGACGGTGGCCAAGTACCCGCGCCAGAAGCTGGTGATGACCAGTCCGGTCGAGTTCCCGATGCACGGCAAGTGGACCAAGCTCGAGATCACCAAGGAGCAGCTGCTGGCCTTCTGGGATTCGGCAGCGCGGAAGGCGGGGCTCAAGGTGAACACCCAGGAGCGGGTGGACCACATCCAGCTCGAGCCGGACGGGGCATTCACCATCGAGACGGTGAAGGGCCGCTACCGGGCCCTGACCGTGGTGCTGGCCATCGGGCGGCGCGGCACGCCGCGGAAGCTGGGCGTCGCCGGGGAGCAGCTGCCCAAGGTGATGTACAGCCTGATCAGCGCCGAGTCCTACACGGGCAAGCACATCCTCGTGGTGGGCGGCGGGGACAGCGCCGTCGAGGCCGCCATGGGGCTGGCGTACCAGAAGGGGAACAAGGTCACGCTGTCCTACCGGAAGGACGTCTTCAGCCGGCTCAAGGAGCGCAACAACCAGCGCATCCGGGAGTGCATCAAGAGCGGCAAGCTCACGGTGATCTTCAACTCCCAGCCCGTCGAGATCCGGGAGCAGTCGGTGATCCTGGAGGTGCAGGGCGGCCGGCGGGAGATCCCGAACGACTACGTCTGGGTGTTCGCCGGGGGGACCCCCCCCAATGCCTTCCTGGAGAAGATCGGGGTCCGCCTGGGGCAGACCGACCTGGCTGCCCGGGTCAAGGCGGAGTCGCGCGAAGTTGCCTGA
- a CDS encoding enoyl-CoA hydratase/isomerase family protein, with translation MSYTTLLFSVSDGLATVTINRPDKLNALNGTVIAELGQAAAELAATAAIRGAILTGAGAKAFVAGADISELASQGPLEGKRRSLEGQAVFRQFEALRKPVVAAVNGFCLGGGCELAMACHLRIASTTARFGQPEVKLGIGPGYGGTVRLPRLVGRGRALELLLTGEMIAAEDALRIGLVNRVVAAEQLLPTTEAMLRTMLAMGPLAVAAVLEAVDAGFEMPQNEALLLEANHFGLLSATADMQEGMRAFLEKRPARFEGR, from the coding sequence ATGTCGTACACCACCCTGCTCTTCTCGGTCAGCGACGGCCTCGCCACCGTCACCATCAACCGCCCCGACAAGCTCAACGCGCTGAATGGCACCGTCATCGCCGAACTGGGTCAGGCGGCGGCGGAGCTGGCGGCCACCGCGGCGATTCGCGGCGCGATCCTCACCGGGGCGGGCGCCAAGGCCTTTGTGGCCGGGGCGGACATCAGTGAACTCGCGAGCCAGGGCCCCCTCGAGGGGAAGCGGCGCTCGCTGGAAGGCCAGGCGGTGTTCCGGCAGTTCGAGGCGCTGCGGAAGCCGGTGGTGGCCGCCGTCAACGGCTTCTGCCTGGGCGGCGGGTGCGAACTGGCGATGGCGTGTCACCTCCGCATCGCGAGCACCACGGCCCGGTTCGGGCAGCCGGAGGTCAAGCTGGGGATCGGTCCCGGCTATGGCGGCACGGTGCGCCTGCCGCGGCTGGTGGGCCGGGGGCGGGCGCTCGAGCTGCTGCTCACCGGCGAGATGATCGCCGCGGAGGACGCCCTGCGGATCGGCCTGGTGAACCGGGTGGTCGCGGCGGAGCAGCTGCTGCCCACGACCGAGGCCATGCTGCGGACCATGCTGGCCATGGGCCCCCTCGCCGTGGCCGCTGTCCTGGAGGCCGTGGATGCCGGCTTCGAGATGCCGCAGAACGAGGCGCTCCTGCTCGAGGCCAACCACTTCGGCCTGCTCTCCGCCACGGCTGACATGCAGGAAGGCATGCGGGCCTTTCTCGAGAAGCGTCCCGCCCGGTTCGAGGGCCGCTGA